The genomic interval GGTAATGGGAACGATTCGCACTTCTGAAGACCGGAACTCGATCCCGCACTGCTGATACGAACCGACGCCCGAACCGTCGGCGTTTTGACCCTCGATTGCGACCCTCGGGTATGGACCAGCGAATCCACGACCACGCCGAGGTGTTGGTCGACTGGAGCGCGCGAATCGAGGCGGGCGACGACGTGGTGGTGCGGGTCGACGACGGCGCGCACGACCTCGCGGTCGCGGTGGCCGAGAAACTGGGCGAGCGCGGCGCGAACTACCTCGCGACCTACGTCTCCGACGAGGTCGAGTCGGCGTTCGTGCGGAGCCACGACGGCGACTTCGACCAGGACCCCGACTTCGAGACCGCGATGCTCGAACGCGCCGATTCGGTGCTGTCGCTCCGCGGGAAGTCGAACGCCGCCGAGAAGGCGGCCGCGCCGGGCGAGAAGCGCGCGGCGTACAAGCAGTCCCGGACCGAGATAAAGGCCCGCCGGATGGACACCGACTGGGTCTCGACCATCCACCCGACCCGCGCCCACGCCCAGCAGGCGGGCATGGGCATCGGCGAGTACCGGGACTTCGTCTACGACGCCGTCCTCCGCGACTGGGAATCGCTCGCCGACGAGATGGCGAACATGAAGGAGATTCTGGACGAGGGCAGCGAGGTACGACTCGTCAAGGAGGACACCGACCTCACGATGTCCATCGAGAACAGGACCGCGGTCAACAGCGCCGCCTCGGTCGCCTACGACTCGCACAACCTCCCCTCCGGCGAGGTGTTCACCGCCCCCGAGGACCCGGAGGGAGAGGTCTACTTCGACGTGCCGATGACCCACGACGGCGCGCGCATCCGAGACGTTCACCTGACCTTCGAGGACGGCGAGGTCGTCGACTGGTCGGCGGAGGTCGGCGAGGCGGCGCTCGAAGACATCCTGACGACCGACGAGGGCGCGCGCCGACTCGGCGAACTCGGCATCGGGATGAACCGCGGCATCGACCGGTTCACCGACAGCATCCTCTTCGACGAGAAGATGGGCGACACCGTCCACCTCGCGGTCGGCCGGGCCTACGGCTCCTGTCTCCCCGAGGGCGAGGATGGCAATCAGAGCGCGGTCCACGTCGACATGATAACCGACGTGAGCGAGGACTCCCGGATGGAGGTCGACGGCGAGGTGATTCAGCGGAACGGGCGATTCCGGTGGGAGGACGGCTTCGAACAGGAGTAATTCCACCTTTTGGTCCAGCTTTTGCGAGTGAGCAAGGTCTTGCTGAGCGTAGCGAAGCAAGACCCGGAAGACGCGGAGCGTCTTCCGACGCGAACGAGACAAAAGGTGGGCGCAGGTGATTCAGCGGAACGGGCGATTCCGGGAAGAGGGGTTCGAGAAGTGAATTGCGGCGTTCGGCCCCTTTCAGTCCCACCAGTCGCTGCGGCGGTCCTCGTAGTCGGCGTCCCGGAACGGCGCGGGCCACTCCGACTCGTCCTCGAAGCCGAAGCCGTAGCCGAACCAGTAGCCGACGTGCCACCCGATGGCGTCGTCGTCCACGTCGGCCAGCGAAATCCGGAGTTCGTCGTAGCGTTCGAGCGCCCCGTCTCCGTCGGCGTCGACGCCCTGCACGCGCCCGCACGACCCGGTTCCGCCGTCCCTGCAGGGGAGTTCGTCGGCGAACGCGACGACCACGTCGGCCTCGGTGCGGTTGTCCGTGAACTCGTAGGAGACGTTCGCCGGGACGGTGTCGTTCGCGCCGTCGGCGTAGTAGTCGAAGGCGTTTCCGACCTGCTCGCGGGCCGCGTCGGCGTCCGAAGCGTTCCCATCATCGAGGTACACCGAGAAGTTCGAGTCGTTCCACGGGAAGCGACGCTCAGTGGCGTTCGTCTTCGGGAGGGCCGTCAGGTCGGAAGTCGGGGCCATCACGTCTTGGGGCTCCGAGGAGTGATTCAGGCCGAGGGTGTGGCCGAGTTCGTGTTTCAGGATGAGCCGCGTGGACTCGTTGGAGTACGACGCCGCGACCTCCAGCGTCACCGGCCGGGAGACGTGGGCGGCGTCGGTGAGGAAGGGCGCGCACCCCGCGGGGTCGGTGACGTTCGCGCACGAGTCGATGCTATCGACGACCCGGACCACGAGGTCGGGCTCGGAGGCGTTGGGTTCGAGTTCGTACTCGACCTCGAACCCGGCGTAGCGCTCGCTCGCGTTCGACCAGAAGTCGAGGGCAGACCGGACGTGCGGCCGGAAGTCCCGCGAGTCGTTCGCGGTGTCGTTGATGGCGACGGTGAGGTTCGACTCGCCCCACGGGTTCGGCCGGTCGTCGCCCTGGTCGGTGGTCATCGCCCGGCGGTCGGCAGACGAGTCGGCGGTCGTGTCGCCGACGCCCGGGGCGGCCGCGCAACCCGAGAGGACGAGGAGGGCCACCGCGAGCAGTGGACGCCACATCAGGACCCACGACGACGGTATCGCCCATCAATGTTTGGCGCTTATTTGAAAAAGGCCCTCCGTGTCGAGCGAGGGAGCCCGGGGCGTCCGGGGCGTTGACCCCGCCTAACACGGCCGAATCGGGCGGGCGACGCCGTCGGTGGAGCGACCGCGGCGTCCGGCGTCTCGGTCTCGACCGCGGGAATCCGTTCCGCAGGAGGACCGAAAAGCGGCGCTAACCGTCGTGTTCGAGCGCCTATACCGTCTAGTTCGACCCTGAAGGAGGTGTCGAAGACCGAGGGACTCGACGAAGCAGTGGCGGCGTCACGGCCGCGGGTCGAAGTAGCGCGCGAGTTCGACGCCGAACTCGTCGGCGAGTTCGGCGACCTCCTCGCCGACGAGCACGTCGTAGCCGTCTCCGAGCGCCGACTCGACGTGGACGCCCAGCGCCACGTCGAAGAGGGCGTCGCTGCGCAGGAACTCGGGGGCGCTCGCGAACTCGCGGTCGCGCTCGACCGCGTACCGGTCGCCGTCGACGAACGGGCCGTACACGTCGGGGTCGTCCTCGTACTTCCGGAAGAACCCCTCGGCGTGGTCGCGGACGTGGACCGGCGGCCCCTCGTGTCGCTCGACCGCGGGGCGGTCGGGGACTTCGAGTTCCGCGAACAGCACCGCCGAAACGTCTGCGAACGCGGTCGCGCGTAGCACGTCGAACCCCCGGCGGTCGAGTCCGTCCCGGACCCCCGAGAGGGACTTCCGGAGCTGGGGGTAGAGCTGGTCTTCGACCACGTCGGGGGCGTCGAAGCGCACCGCGACCGGCGTGGTCTCCCGGCGTCGGACGTGGTCACAGACCCCCTCGGGCGAGAGGGGGTTGGTCGGCTCCGGGAAGAAGCGGCCCTCGCGCGGGTCGGCGAGCAGGTCGCGGGCGTGGTGCTGCAACCGGGCGACGTTGTCGGCCGAGCAGACCGCCGCGACGTTGCGCTCGGGGTCGGTGGGGTCGATCACGACGAGGGGGTCCTCGAAGGTCTCCCGGCCGTGGTCCTCGGGGTCGAACCGGACCGGCGGGTGCCAGTCGGCGGCGGCCTCGACGGTCTCGCGGAAGCCGCCGTGTTCGAGGACGAGGAGTTCGGTGAGGTAGCCCGAGAACCCGCGCGTCCGGAGGTCGCTCCCGTACGCGCCGATGCCCTTGAGGAACTGCTTGAACAGCCGGACCTCCCCGGCGAGGTCGGCGTCGAGTCGCGCCTGCAGGTAGTCGTTGTGGAACGGGGTGCGGTCGACCGCCGACCGGATGTCGGTCGCCGCGTCGAGCCGGTAGCACGGCACGAGGTCCACGTCGAAGCCGTCGTACTCGCCGGTGACGTAGGGGTGTTCGGCGTACTCCTCGCGGCCCTCCGGGAGGACGGCGTGGCCGACTTCGAGGCCGTAGCGCTCCAGTTGCTCGCGGTCCAAATCCGCCGAAAATCGGACGAAGAGGTCGATGTCGCGGTCGCCGCTGATCCACGTCCCGCGGGCGGTGGACCCGACCTGCATCGCGTCGGCCTCGACCGGGAGGTCGTCGAGCGCGTCGTCGACGCGCTCGACGAGCGCGTCGACGGCCTCGCGCATCCGCTCGCGCTCTCGGTCGCCGGGGTCGATTCGCTCGCCGACCGCCGCGACCACCGCCTCGAAGTCCGCCTCGTCGGTCATCGGTGTTCGATTGCGGCCGCGCCGCCGAAAACGTATCGTCTCGTGCCGCGGGACGCCGGTCGCACCGCGGGACTCCATCCCACCTCCTGCGGGCGAAAACGAAAGCCCTATCAAAGGACTCGCGCATACCAACGAATGCGTTCGGAAGCCGTCGTAGCTCAGCTGGTAGAGCGCCACGCTGTTAACGTGGTGGTCCCAGGTTCGAGTCCTGGCGACGGCGCTTCTCTCGGCGAACAACGACGACGAGCGTAGCGAGTCGTCCGTGAGCCGTGAAAGCGCAACCTCGGCAGACTCGGGCAGACCAGTCGCAGGCCCGGAAGCGCAACGAAGTGAGCATCCCGGACCGTCTGGGCGTGTTCGAGTCCTGGCGACGGCGTTTTCCTGTGTGTCATCGCGACGAGCGAAGCGAGGAGCCGACGCACAGGAAAACCGTACTCGACAGGCTCGAAGCGTTACATTCACGGGGAGAGACGAGCCGAGAAGGTCCGAGACGGTCGATAGTTGGCCGTAGAGCCAAACCCAAGTGATTTAAAGAATCGACCCCTCAGATGAACCTGAGGGCCCGTAGCTAAGTCTGGTAAAGCACCCGGCTCATATTGGCGACCGGAATTTCCGGCGTCATGGGACACCGGGCGATTCCTTGGTTCGAATCCGAGCGGGCCCACTTTCTGCCGACGCGAACCGCGAGCGCCGCCCAGCGGCGCTCGCGGTTCGCGCTGGCAGACGTACCGAACGAGGGTCCGGGCCCTGCCGTCGATTTTCAGAACGTGGGAATCGGATTCCCGTTTGATAGTGATATCGGTCGTAGTTCCAGCCGAGCCATGATAGACCAACGTATCGACCCGCTGAAGGTCGCGCTCGGAGTGTTCGTCGTACTCGGTCTCGCGCTGACGGGCGTCGCCGGGTACGCGGTCGTCGCCAGTACGGTCGGACTCCCCTCGCTGTCGCTGGGAGCGACCGTCATGCTACTCTCGGGGAGTTCGCTCGTCGTCTTCGTGCTGGTCGCCTCGAAGTTCTTCGACTACCGTCGGCGGGCGCAGCGCCGGAGCGCCTGAGTATTTTCTCCGAAATTCCGTCCGTGGGACCTGTCACCGGTGTAGCGCGACCCACAGCGCCGCGACCGTAATCAGGAACACCGGGGTCGAGAGGTCGTAGGACCGCGCCATCACTTCCGAGACGGCCACCGACGAGCCGCCGACGGTCCCGGCCAGGAGGGTGGCGAGTACCGAACCGGTACAGCTCACGCAGGTCACGAGCCCCAGCGCGCCCGAGAGGACTCCCCGACTGCTCCGCGCGAGCGCGGCGTACACGAGCGCCGCGAGTCCGGCGTAGCCGATCACCTTGAACGGGACGAGCGTCGCGTGAACCGCGCCGCCGGTGACCGCGAGTATCGGCCCCCACCCGGGAACCGCCGGGAGGACGCTCGCGGTCCCGAGACCCGACTCGCCGGTGACGGCGAGGAGGCCACCTGCCCAGCAGAGGACGAGGAAGTACACGACCGAGACCGCGAGCGCTCCGCCCGTCCACCGGTCGGTCGGCCGCGAAATCGGGGCGTACGCGACCGCGAGCACCGCGGCGTTCGTCCAGACGAACGGATACGCGAGGTAGCGGAGCGAGAGGACGTCGCCCTCCGTGACCGCGACGTATCCGAGGACCGCGAGCGCCTCCGCGACCGTGAGCACGACGAGCGCGCGGGCGACCCGCGCCAGCCGGGACGGCGAGGCGACCGCCCCGTCGCGTGTAACGCTAGGGGTCCCGAACACGGTCAGCCTCCGGTCGCGGCCGCCCGTCGCTCGCCGAGCACGTACGCCGAGAGGATGGCGACCAGTAACACCACCTCGAACACCCCGGCCGCCGCGAGCGGCAGGTCGATGCCGAACAGCGCGAACAGCGTCCGGAGCTCGATGGCGACCGGGACGCTGAACGCGACGAGGATGAGCACGCCAGCCTTGGTGAGCCTCATCGGACCACCCCCACGAGCGCGTCGAGCGCGTCGAGCATCACCGGGAACGCGCCGCTGTTCCCGAACAGGCCGGAGTCAGCGATGATGCTCCCCAGCGGGAGGGTGTACGCGAGTATCACCAGCACGACGGCGATACCGGTCCAGAGCCGGAGGTCGTCGAGGACGGCCGGACTCCCGTCGGGCCCCGAGAGGGGAGCGGGCAGGCTGTCGTCGACCGGCGTCTCGATGGGGTCCTCTATCGCCGACAGCAGGATGTTGAACAGGAACAGCACGACCGAGACGAACAGCAGGACCCCGCCGAGCGCGATCTGGGCTTGGAGTTCGCCGATGGTGCCGAACGCCGCGGTGAAATCGAAGCTCTGGTACTGGGGTTCGGCGGTCCGCCGGGGGACGCCTTCGAGCCCCGCGCGGTGCATCGCGTTCGACATGAACACCATGCCGACGAACCAGAGGACCACCTGGAACAGCCCGATGGGCCGACTGTAGAGCCTCCGGCCGGTGAGCTGTGGGACCAGCCAGTAGGAGCCAGCCATCATCGTCAGCGCCACCGCGGTGCCGACGGTCAGGTGGAAGTGGCCGGGCACCCACAGCGTGTTGTGGATGAGGTAGTTGATGTTCATCCCGGCGTTGATCATGCCGGAGAACCCGCCCGCAGCGAACATCAGCCCCGCGAGCGCCATCCCGGTGAACGCCGGGTCGCGCCACGGGAGCGCACCGAGCCACCCGAGATAGCCCTCGCCGCCGCGCTGGCGCGCGCCGTGTTCCATGCTGGCGACCACGGTGAACGCGGTCAGCAGGCTCGGGAGCAGGAGGAACATCGTGTTCGTCATGGCGATGAACTTGAAGCCCTCCGCGATGCCGGGGTCGAGGTACTGGTGGTGGATGCCGACCGGCGTCGACAGCAGGAGGAACAGGACGAACACCACGCGAGCGAGCGGGTCGCTGAACAGGCGGCCGCCCGCGAGCTTCGGGAGGATGGTGTACCACATCAGGTACGCGGGCATCAGCCAGAAGTAGACGACCGGGTGGCCGAAGAACCAGAACAGCGTCCGGGTGAGCAGGGGGTTGACCGTCTCGACGATGCCGAACGACCACGGCAGGAGGAAGAAGACGACCGAGACGGCGACCCCGAGCGTCGAGATGTACCACATCAGCATGGTCGTCAGGACCATGAACGTCTGGAGCGGGATGCGCTCGTCGGGGTTGTCGCGTCGCCACTCGCGATACGCGAGGAACCAGTCTGCGCCCGCTATCCACGTCCCGACGATGAACATCGCGAGTCCGGCGTAGAACAGCGGATGGGCCTGCAGAGGCGCGTAGAACGTGTAGAGCACGTCGGCGCTCATGTCGATGCCCGGAATCAGTCCGGCGAGGATGGCGACCGCCGCGGCCGTCGCCCCGACCGTGGTCAGGCCGAACCACGCCCACGTCAGGCGGATGTCGGGCAACGGTCGTTCCAAACTCCGAGTGACCGCCCAGGTGAACAGGCCGAGCAGGAAGAAGATGGTGAACACGAGCGCGAGGAGGACGCCGTGGCCCGTCAGGACGGTGTAGTAATCGGTCGAGCTGATGACCCGGACGTACCCCGTCCGGTGGAGCGCCTGGAGGACCCCGAAGAACGCGCCGATGCCGAGCGCGGTGAACGCGACCGCCAGGGTGGCCTTCACGACTCCGGCCTCTTTCGGGTAGTGGTCGACGTAAGTCGCCATCTCAGTCGTCCCCCTTCGGGCCGTCGAACTCGTCCTCGGGCACGACCTTCACCGTCCCTTCCATCGCGTGATGGGCCGACCCGCAGTACTCGTTACACAGCAGGCCGTACTCGCGGGGGCCATCGACCTCGACGGTGAACGTCGCCACCTGTCCCGGAACCGCCATCGTGTTCGCGTTGGTGCCGACCACCTCGAAGCCGTGGATCACGTCGGCGGAGGTGACGTGGAACGTCAGCGTGCTGTTGGCGGGCACCTCGATGGGTTCGTTCGTGCCGGGGGCGAATCGGAACTGCTCGGCGATGACGTAGACGTCGTACTCGCCGTCACCCGACTCGTAGACGCCCGGGTCGCTGAACTTGGGATGGTCGTCGAGCGAGTCGGGGTCGACGGTGTCGCCCTCGTCGTCTATCATCTCGACGCCCGCCCCGACTGCCCCGTAGGAGACGGTCGCGATGAACCCGACGATGAGCAGGAGCGCCGCGCCGAGCCAGAGTTTCTCGTATGCGTGTATCTCCATGTTATCCCACCACCGTAATTCCCCGACCGAGGAACTCGACGAAGTACATGAATACCCACATCACGACCAAGATGGCGAAGTATGCGAGTATCAACGTCAGCGTTCCGACCGGGTCGAACTCGTCGTGGCCGATTTCCCGCTCGATGCTGTCGGGGGCCGACCCCACGACGTATCCGGGCGGCCGACCGTCCGGTTCGCGCCCGTCATCAGGGCGTTTCAGTTCCGTGTCCGTCGACATAGGCGATGGTATGAACCCCCTTTATAAAATGACGGGACGCGATTCTCAGTTCGTGAAAATCGGGGAAAAGGGCGACTTGTATCGGTCCCAACGGCCTGTATGGCCGGAACTGAGAGTCGGTCGCGACTCAAGCATACGTTGTCGAATCGCTCGCCTCGAACGTTAAGTGTGATCGCACTGCTCGCGCTCGTCCCCGTCGTTCTGTTCGCATTCGGTCGCGACCTCGTCGCCGGGGTGGTGACCTCGGTGAACGTGTTGATCATCGTGGGGAGTCTCTACCTGCTGGTATCGCCTACCGAGGCCGAGGACGGGGGAGCGCACGAGACCGAGGAGTCGACCGTCTGAGACCGCGATGACGGTCGTTCCACTTCACGGAACCGGGGCGGTCCCCGCGGGCGGGAACCTCGACGCCGCGGTGTTCCTCGTAGTCGGGATACTCGGCGGCGCGCACTGTCTGGGGATGTGCGGTCCGCTGGTGAGCGTCTACGCCGACCGACTCCGGGCTCAGGAGGGGTCGGGAGAGGCAACGCTGACGGTCCGGCAGGTCCGCCAGCACGTCGTCTTCAACCTCGGTCGGACCGCGGGCTACGCCGCGGTCGGGGCGGTACTCGCGGCGGTCGGGGCGGCCGCGGTCGGTGCGACCGACCGGCTTCTGGCGGTCGGCACGAGCGTGCAGGCGGTGACCGCCCTGCTCACCGGCGGATTCATCGCCGCGATGGGGCTCTCCTATGCCCGCGGGTCGGTGGCACATCCCTCGTTCGGACCGCTGGACGGACTGTTCGGCCGGGTCAGCCGCGTCCTGACCGCCCGAGTGGACGAATTCGTCGGCGACGCCCGAATCGCGGGGCTGGGCGTCGTCCACGCGCTGTTGCCCTGTCCCATCACGTACCCCGCGTACGCCTACGCGTTCGCGCTCGGCGACCCGGTCCGGGCGGCGTTCCTGCTCGCGCTGGTCGGCCTCGGGACGTTCCCGACACTGCTCGTGTACGGGACCGTGTTCGGCTCGCTGTCGGCGAGCCAGCGGGTCCACCGAGTACTCGGCGTCGTGTTCGTCGTGCTGGGGTACACGCTGGTGGCCCACGGTCTGAATCTGTTCGGCATCGGCGTTCCGCAAATCGAGCTTCCGCTTCCGGCCCCCGAGTACGGCCCGAGGTGAGAACGGATGAGCGCGACCACCGTTCCGTCCGACTCCGAGCGCTCCCCGGAGGAGTGTACGCTCTGTGGATTGGCGACCGGCGACGCGCCGGTCGCCGACGAGGCGGTGCCCGGCACGTACTGCTGTCGGGGCTGTCTGGAGGTCGCCCGGAGCCTCGACGATGTCGAAGCCGCCGACCCCGAGGCGGCCGCCGACGAACTCGACACCGGAGCCGAGGACGCGCCCGACGACGCCGACCACACCTTCCTCGCGGTCGAGGGGATGCACTGTGCGACCTGCGAGACGTTCATCGAGTCGGTGGCGGCCGACGCCGACGGCGTGTACGGCGCGCAGGCGAGCTACGCGACCGACGTCGTCCGAGTCGCCCACGAGGAGGCGGCCGACCTCGACGCGGTCGAGGCGACGCTCGACCGATACGGCTACGCGGTCACCGACCCCGAATCGGGAACCGACGAGGACGGAGCCGACGCGCAGGTCGTCCGGTTCCTCCTCGGCGGCGGCATGTTCGGCATGATGGTGATGGTGTGGTACGCACTCTTTCTCTACCCGAGCTACCTCGGCTACGAGCCGTTCGTGGACCTCGGGGGCTTCGACGGCCTCTACCTGTTCGGCAACGTCTGGCTGATGACCTCCATCGTCCTGTTCTACACGGGCTATCCGCTGCTCCGGGGGGCGGTGGTCAGCCTCCGGGCGGGCCAACCCAACATGGACCTGCTGGTGTCGCTCGCGGCCGCGAGTTCGTACCTCTACAGCAGCGTCGCGGTCGCGGTCGGCCGGACCCACGTCTACTTCGACGTGACCGTCGCCATCGTGCTGGTCGTGACGCTCGGCAACTACTACGAGGACCGGATCAAGCGCAGGGCGGCCAGCGGTCTCTCTGAGTTGACCAGCGCGCGCGTGCGGGAGGCGACGCGCGTGACCGACGACGGCGACGAGACGGTCCACGTCGCCGACCTCGCGCCGGGCGACCGCGTGCTCGTGCGACCGGGCGAGCGCGTCCCCGTGGACGGCGAGGTGGTCGAGGGGACGGCCGCGGTCGACGAGTCGCTGGTCACCGGCGAGTCGGTCCCCGAGACCCGCCGTCCCGGCGACCGCGTGCTCGGCGGGACCGTCGTGACCGACGACCCGGTCGTGGTCGCGGTCGGCGAGGACGCCGACAGCACGCTCGACAGGCTGGTCGACCTCCTCTGGGAGGTCCAGAGCTCGCGGTCGGGCGTCCAGCGGCTCGCCGACAGGCTGGCGACGCTGTTCGTCCCGACGGTCCTCGCGCTCGCGCTCGTTGCGACCGGCTGGCACCTCCTCGGTGGGGCGACGGTCGCCGACGCGCTGCTCGCGGGGCTGACGGTGCTCATCGTGTCGTGTCCCTGCGCGCTCGGTCTGGCGACGCCGCTCGCGGTCGCCTCGGGCGTCCGGGAGGCCGTCGACCGGGGGGTCGTCGTCACCTCCGAGGCGATATTCGAGGGCGCGCCCGAGGTCGACGTGGTCGTCCTCGACAAGACCGGGACGCTCACCGACGGCGAGATGACCGTCGGGGAGGTCGTCGCCGACGACCCCGAGGCGGTGCTTTCGCGCGCGGCGGCGCTCGAACGGTTCTCCGCCCACCCCGTCGCGGAGGCGGTCGCGAGCGCGGTCGAGGACCCCGCCGCGCTCGCGGCCGAGTCGGTCGAGAGCCACGACCGGGGCGTGACCGGCGCGGTCGCGGGCGAGGGGACGGCGGTCGGCCATCCGTCCCTGCTGGAGGGACGCGGATTCGCGTTTCCCGACGAGTACCGGGCCGCGGTCGCCGACGTCCGCGAGTCGGGCGGGGTGGCGGTCGCGGTCGGCTGGGCGGGCCGGGTCCGGGGCGTCGTCGCCGTCGGCGACGCGCCCCGACCCGAGTGGGAGCGTGCGGTCGCCGACCTGTCGGCCGACCGCGAGGTCGTCGTTCTCACGGGCGACGACGAGCGCGCCGCCGCGGCGTTCGAGGCGAACCCCGAGGTCTCGGAGGTGTTCGCCGGTGTCCCGCCCGAGGCGAAGGCCGAAACCGTCGAGCGACTGAAGGCGCGGGGAACGGTCGCGATGGTCGGCG from Halorussus salilacus carries:
- a CDS encoding CbaC protein produces the protein MRLTKAGVLILVAFSVPVAIELRTLFALFGIDLPLAAAGVFEVVLLVAILSAYVLGERRAAATGG
- a CDS encoding DUF7546 family protein; this encodes MFGTPSVTRDGAVASPSRLARVARALVVLTVAEALAVLGYVAVTEGDVLSLRYLAYPFVWTNAAVLAVAYAPISRPTDRWTGGALAVSVVYFLVLCWAGGLLAVTGESGLGTASVLPAVPGWGPILAVTGGAVHATLVPFKVIGYAGLAALVYAALARSSRGVLSGALGLVTCVSCTGSVLATLLAGTVGGSSVAVSEVMARSYDLSTPVFLITVAALWVALHR
- a CDS encoding heavy metal translocating P-type ATPase gives rise to the protein MSATTVPSDSERSPEECTLCGLATGDAPVADEAVPGTYCCRGCLEVARSLDDVEAADPEAAADELDTGAEDAPDDADHTFLAVEGMHCATCETFIESVAADADGVYGAQASYATDVVRVAHEEAADLDAVEATLDRYGYAVTDPESGTDEDGADAQVVRFLLGGGMFGMMVMVWYALFLYPSYLGYEPFVDLGGFDGLYLFGNVWLMTSIVLFYTGYPLLRGAVVSLRAGQPNMDLLVSLAAASSYLYSSVAVAVGRTHVYFDVTVAIVLVVTLGNYYEDRIKRRAASGLSELTSARVREATRVTDDGDETVHVADLAPGDRVLVRPGERVPVDGEVVEGTAAVDESLVTGESVPETRRPGDRVLGGTVVTDDPVVVAVGEDADSTLDRLVDLLWEVQSSRSGVQRLADRLATLFVPTVLALALVATGWHLLGGATVADALLAGLTVLIVSCPCALGLATPLAVASGVREAVDRGVVVTSEAIFEGAPEVDVVVLDKTGTLTDGEMTVGEVVADDPEAVLSRAAALERFSAHPVAEAVASAVEDPAALAAESVESHDRGVTGAVAGEGTAVGHPSLLEGRGFAFPDEYRAAVADVRESGGVAVAVGWAGRVRGVVAVGDAPRPEWERAVADLSADREVVVLTGDDERAAAAFEANPEVSEVFAGVPPEAKAETVERLKARGTVAMVGDGSNDAPALAAADVGIALASGTDLAGDAADAVVVDGGLDAVAEAFAVAAGTSRRIRRNLGWAFLYNAVAVPLAALGLLNPLFAAVAMGASSLLVVANSARPLD
- a CDS encoding b(o/a)3-type cytochrome-c oxidase subunit 1; translation: MATYVDHYPKEAGVVKATLAVAFTALGIGAFFGVLQALHRTGYVRVISSTDYYTVLTGHGVLLALVFTIFFLLGLFTWAVTRSLERPLPDIRLTWAWFGLTTVGATAAAVAILAGLIPGIDMSADVLYTFYAPLQAHPLFYAGLAMFIVGTWIAGADWFLAYREWRRDNPDERIPLQTFMVLTTMLMWYISTLGVAVSVVFFLLPWSFGIVETVNPLLTRTLFWFFGHPVVYFWLMPAYLMWYTILPKLAGGRLFSDPLARVVFVLFLLLSTPVGIHHQYLDPGIAEGFKFIAMTNTMFLLLPSLLTAFTVVASMEHGARQRGGEGYLGWLGALPWRDPAFTGMALAGLMFAAGGFSGMINAGMNINYLIHNTLWVPGHFHLTVGTAVALTMMAGSYWLVPQLTGRRLYSRPIGLFQVVLWFVGMVFMSNAMHRAGLEGVPRRTAEPQYQSFDFTAAFGTIGELQAQIALGGVLLFVSVVLFLFNILLSAIEDPIETPVDDSLPAPLSGPDGSPAVLDDLRLWTGIAVVLVILAYTLPLGSIIADSGLFGNSGAFPVMLDALDALVGVVR
- a CDS encoding cytochrome c oxidase subunit II; translated protein: MEIHAYEKLWLGAALLLIVGFIATVSYGAVGAGVEMIDDEGDTVDPDSLDDHPKFSDPGVYESGDGEYDVYVIAEQFRFAPGTNEPIEVPANSTLTFHVTSADVIHGFEVVGTNANTMAVPGQVATFTVEVDGPREYGLLCNEYCGSAHHAMEGTVKVVPEDEFDGPKGDD
- a CDS encoding matrixin family metalloprotease yields the protein MWRPLLAVALLVLSGCAAAPGVGDTTADSSADRRAMTTDQGDDRPNPWGESNLTVAINDTANDSRDFRPHVRSALDFWSNASERYAGFEVEYELEPNASEPDLVVRVVDSIDSCANVTDPAGCAPFLTDAAHVSRPVTLEVAASYSNESTRLILKHELGHTLGLNHSSEPQDVMAPTSDLTALPKTNATERRFPWNDSNFSVYLDDGNASDADAAREQVGNAFDYYADGANDTVPANVSYEFTDNRTEADVVVAFADELPCRDGGTGSCGRVQGVDADGDGALERYDELRISLADVDDDAIGWHVGYWFGYGFGFEDESEWPAPFRDADYEDRRSDWWD
- a CDS encoding aminopeptidase is translated as MDQRIHDHAEVLVDWSARIEAGDDVVVRVDDGAHDLAVAVAEKLGERGANYLATYVSDEVESAFVRSHDGDFDQDPDFETAMLERADSVLSLRGKSNAAEKAAAPGEKRAAYKQSRTEIKARRMDTDWVSTIHPTRAHAQQAGMGIGEYRDFVYDAVLRDWESLADEMANMKEILDEGSEVRLVKEDTDLTMSIENRTAVNSAASVAYDSHNLPSGEVFTAPEDPEGEVYFDVPMTHDGARIRDVHLTFEDGEVVDWSAEVGEAALEDILTTDEGARRLGELGIGMNRGIDRFTDSILFDEKMGDTVHLAVGRAYGSCLPEGEDGNQSAVHVDMITDVSEDSRMEVDGEVIQRNGRFRWEDGFEQE
- a CDS encoding sulfite exporter TauE/SafE family protein → MTVVPLHGTGAVPAGGNLDAAVFLVVGILGGAHCLGMCGPLVSVYADRLRAQEGSGEATLTVRQVRQHVVFNLGRTAGYAAVGAVLAAVGAAAVGATDRLLAVGTSVQAVTALLTGGFIAAMGLSYARGSVAHPSFGPLDGLFGRVSRVLTARVDEFVGDARIAGLGVVHALLPCPITYPAYAYAFALGDPVRAAFLLALVGLGTFPTLLVYGTVFGSLSASQRVHRVLGVVFVVLGYTLVAHGLNLFGIGVPQIELPLPAPEYGPR
- the cca gene encoding CCA tRNA nucleotidyltransferase — its product is MTDEADFEAVVAAVGERIDPGDRERERMREAVDALVERVDDALDDLPVEADAMQVGSTARGTWISGDRDIDLFVRFSADLDREQLERYGLEVGHAVLPEGREEYAEHPYVTGEYDGFDVDLVPCYRLDAATDIRSAVDRTPFHNDYLQARLDADLAGEVRLFKQFLKGIGAYGSDLRTRGFSGYLTELLVLEHGGFRETVEAAADWHPPVRFDPEDHGRETFEDPLVVIDPTDPERNVAAVCSADNVARLQHHARDLLADPREGRFFPEPTNPLSPEGVCDHVRRRETTPVAVRFDAPDVVEDQLYPQLRKSLSGVRDGLDRRGFDVLRATAFADVSAVLFAELEVPDRPAVERHEGPPVHVRDHAEGFFRKYEDDPDVYGPFVDGDRYAVERDREFASAPEFLRSDALFDVALGVHVESALGDGYDVLVGEEVAELADEFGVELARYFDPRP